A region of Arabidopsis thaliana chromosome 5, partial sequence DNA encodes the following proteins:
- the RAN1 gene encoding copper-exporting ATPase / responsive-to-antagonist 1 / copper-transporting ATPase (RAN1) (RESPONSIVE-TO-ANTAGONIST 1 (RAN1); CONTAINS InterPro DOMAIN/s: Heavy metal transport/detoxification protein (InterPro:IPR006121), ATPase, P type, cation/copper-transporter (InterPro:IPR006403), ATPase, P-type, ATPase-associated domain (InterPro:IPR008250), Heavy-metal-associated, conserved site (InterPro:IPR017969), Haloacid dehalogenase-like hydrolase (InterPro:IPR005834), ATPase, P-type, heavy metal translocating (InterPro:IPR006416), ATPase, P-type, K/Mg/Cd/Cu/Zn/Na/Ca/Na/H-transporter (InterPro:IPR001757), Copper ion-binding (InterPro:IPR006122), ATPase, P-type phosphorylation site (InterPro:IPR018303); BEST Arabidopsis thaliana protein match is: heavy metal atpase 5 (TAIR:AT1G63440.1); Has 47831 Blast hits to 34622 proteins in 3461 species: Archae - 1084; Bacteria - 31583; Metazoa - 5562; Fungi - 2713; Plants - 1975; Viruses - 3; Other Eukaryotes - 4911 (source: NCBI BLink).), with translation MAPSRRDLQLTPVTGGSSSQISDMEEVGLLDSYHNEANADDILTKIEEGRDVSGLRKIQVGVTGMTCAACSNSVEAALMNVNGVFKASVALLQNRADVVFDPNLVKEEDIKEAIEDAGFEAEILAEEQTQATLVGQFTIGGMTCAACVNSVEGILRDLPGVKRAVVALSTSLGEVEYDPNVINKDDIVNAIEDAGFEGSLVQSNQQDKLVLRVDGILNELDAQVLEGILTRLNGVRQFRLDRISGELEVVFDPEVVSSRSLVDGIEEDGFGKFKLRVMSPYERLSSKDTGEASNMFRRFISSLVLSIPLFFIQVICPHIALFDALLVWRCGPFMMGDWLKWALVSVIQFVIGKRFYVAAWRALRNGSTNMDVLVALGTSASYFYSVGALLYGAVTGFWSPTYFDASAMLITFVLLGKYLESLAKGKTSDAMKKLVQLTPATAILLTEGKGGKLVGEREIDALLIQPGDTLKVHPGAKIPADGVVVWGSSYVNESMVTGESVPVSKEVDSPVIGGTINMHGALHMKATKVGSDAVLSQIISLVETAQMSKAPIQKFADYVASIFVPVVITLALFTLVGWSIGGAVGAYPDEWLPENGTHFVFSLMFSISVVVIACPCALGLATPTAVMVATGVGATNGVLIKGGDALEKAHKVKYVIFDKTGTLTQGKATVTTTKVFSEMDRGEFLTLVASAEASSEHPLAKAIVAYARHFHFFDESTEDGETNNKDLQNSGWLLDTSDFSALPGKGIQCLVNEKMILVGNRKLMSENAINIPDHVEKFVEDLEESGKTGVIVAYNGKLVGVMGIADPLKREAALVVEGLLRMGVRPIMVTGDNWRTARAVAKEVGIEDVRAEVMPAGKADVIRSLQKDGSTVAMVGDGINDSPALAAADVGMAIGAGTDVAIEAADYVLMRNNLEDVITAIDLSRKTLTRIRLNYVFAMAYNVVSIPIAAGVFFPVLRVQLPPWAAGACMALSSVSVVCSSLLLRRYKKPRLTTVLKITTE, from the exons ATGGCGCCGAGTAGACGGGATTTACAGCTTACTCCGGTCACCGGAGGTTCTTCTTCCCAGATCAGTGATATGGAAGAAGTTGGTCTTCTCGATTCGTATCACAACGAAGCGAACGCCGATGATATTTTGACTAAAAtcgaagaaggaagagatgtTTCCGGTTTAAGGAAGATTCAGGTCGGAGTCACCGGTATGACTTGTGCTGCTTGTTCTAATTCCGTTGAAGCAGCTTTGATGAACGTTAATGGCGTCTTCAAAGCCTCTGTTGCTTTGTTACAGAATCGAGCCGATGTCGTCTTCGACCCTAATTTAGTCAAG GAAGAGGATATTAAAGAAGCTATAGAGGATGCTGGATTTGAGGCTGAGATATTGGCTGAAGAACAGACACAAGCTACTTTGGTGGGTCAATTTACAATTGGAGGTATGACTTGTGCAGCTTGTGTTAACTCTGTTGAAGGTATTCTAAGAGATCTTCCTGGAGTGAAAAGAGCAGTGGTAGCTTTGTCTACATCATTAGGAGAAGTTGAGTATGATCCAAATGTTATTAACAAGGATGATATTGTTAATGCGATTGAAGATGCTGGGTTTGAAGGTTCGCTTGTGCAGAGTAATCAGCAGGATAAGCTTGTTTTAAGGGTGGATGGGATTTTGAATGAGCTTGATGCTCAGGTTTTAGAAGGGATACTTACTAGATTGAATGGGGTTAGACAGTTTCGTCTTGACAGGATATCTGGAGAGCTTGAGGTTGTGTTTGATCCGGAAGTTGTTAGTTCGAGATCTTTGGTTGAtgggattgaagaagatggatttgGGAAGTTTAAGTTGCGTGTTATGAGCCCTTATGAAAGGTTGTCTTCGAAAGATACTGGAGAGGCCTCAAATATGTTTCGGCGTTTTATCTCCAGTCTTGTTCTTAGT attcctctcttcttcatccaaGTAATCTGCCCCCACATTGCTCTTTTTGATGCCTTACTGGTATGGAGATGTGGACCCTTCATGATGGGTGATTGGTTGAAATGGGCCTTGGTAAGTGTTATTCAGTTTGTTATCGGCAAGCGATTCTATGTTGCAGCATGGAGAGCTCTACGAAATGGTTCAACTAACATGGATGTGCTCGTCGCTCTGGGCACGTCTGCTTCTTACTTCTACTCTGTTGGGGCTCTTTTATATGGAGCAGTCACTGGATTTTGGTCTCCAACATACTTTGATGCAAGCGCCATGCTGATAACTTTTGTCTTACTGGGAAAATATTTAGAGTCTCTTGCAAAGGGGAAAACCTCGGATGCTATGAAGAAACTAGTACAACTTACGCCAGCAACAGCGATTTTACTAACTGAAGGCAAAG GAGGAAAGCTTGTAGGGGAAAGGGAGATAGATGCATTATTGATTCAGCCTGGTGATACATTAAAAGTTCATCCCGGTGCAAAGATCCCTGCAGATGGTGTTGTGGTGTGGGGTTCAAGTTACGTTAATGAAAGTATGGTGACTGGTGAATCAGTTCCTGTATCAAAAGAGGTTGATTCACCAGTAATCGGGGGTACTATTAATATGCATGGTGCTCTTCACATGAAAGCTACAAAGGTGGGATCTGATGCAGTTCTGAGCCAGATTATTAGTTTGGTCGAGACCGCCCAAATGTCAAAAGCTCCTATTCAGAAATTTGCGGATTAT GTTGCAAGTATTTTTGTTCCGGTAGTGATTACTTTGGcattgttcaccttagtaggCTG GTCAATTGGTGGAGCTGTTGGAGCTTACCCAGACGAATGGCTTCCGGAGAACGGGACTCACTTTGTTTTCTCGCTTATGTTCTCAATATCCGTTGTGGTAATTGCTTGTCCTTGTGCACTTGGCTTGGCAACACCGACTGCTGTTATGGTGGCAACAGGAGTTGGAGCAACCAATGGTGTATTGATCAAAGGAGGTGATGCATTAGAGAAAGCTCACAAAGTGAAGTATGTAATCTTTGACAAAACAGGCACCTTAACTCAAGGAAAAGCTACTGTGACAACCACAAAGGTCTTCTCAGAGATGGACCGTGGAGAATTCCTTACACTTGTTGCGTCTGCTGAG GCTAGCAGTGAACACCCATTGGCAAAAGCTATAGTTGCGTACGCTCGGCATTTCCACTTCTTTGATGAATCCACTGAAGATGGCgaaacaaataacaaagatTTGCAAAACTCTGGATGGTTACTTGATACCTCGGATTTCTCTGCTCTTCCCGGAAAAGGGATTCAGTGCTTAGTCAATGAGAAGATGATTCTG GTGGGAAACCGTAAACTTATGTCAGAAAATGCCATAAACATCCCAGACCATGTCGAGAAATTTGTGGAAGATCTTGAAGAAAGCGGAAAGACGGGAGTCATTGTAGCCTATAATGGGAAATTAGTTGGTGTGATGGGAATCGCGGATCCTCTAAAGCGAGAAGCCGCTTTGGTTGTGGAAGGTCTCCTTAGAATGGGTGTTCGACCCATAATGGTTACAGGTGATAACTGGAGAACAGCAAGAGCAGTCGCCAAAGAG GTTGGTATCGAAGATGTGAGAGCAGAAGTAATGCCAGCTGGTAAAGCTGACGTTATACGTTCGCTGCAAAAGGACGGAAGCACAGTAGCCATGGTAGGAGACGGAATCAATGACTCTCCCGCTCTAGCCGCTGCAGATGTGGGAATGGCAATTGGTGCAGGAACAGATGTAGCAATAGAAGCAGCAGATTACGTTCTGATGAGAAACAACTTAGAAGACGTTATAACAGCCATCGATCTCTCTCGAAAAACCTTAACACGAATCCGATTAAATTACGTCTTCGCAATGGCGTACAATGTAGTGTCAATCCCGATAGCAGCAGGAGTGTTTTTCCCGGTTCTGCGGGTGCAATTACCGCCTTGGGCAGCCGGAGCATGTATGGCACTCTCTTCGGTTAGTGTTGTTTgctcttctttgcttcttaGAAGATACAAGAAGCCAAGACTTACCACTGTTTTGAAAATCACCACGGAGTAA